A single genomic interval of Nocardia bhagyanarayanae harbors:
- a CDS encoding enoyl-CoA hydratase/isomerase family protein, which translates to MPHLRREDAVFVLDLGEPDQLDTENRFTPEWMDAVHACLDEVQAAEGPKALVTTGSGKFFSNGFEPERFLRPDVTDYLMAGQRVFERVLTFPAPTVAAVQGHAFGAGAILAMAHDGRVMRGDRGFFCLPEITLPLARSDDGLVIPGGIADLLTARLGPAAHEAMLTGRRYGGPDALAAGIVEAVEEQERVLPVALARAGALASTAGPALAAMKRWMYRDVVAALGKVTLTL; encoded by the coding sequence GAAGACGCCGTCTTCGTGCTCGATCTCGGCGAACCCGATCAGCTCGACACCGAGAACCGGTTCACCCCCGAATGGATGGACGCCGTTCACGCCTGCCTCGACGAAGTACAGGCAGCCGAAGGGCCGAAGGCGCTGGTCACCACCGGATCGGGCAAGTTCTTCTCGAACGGTTTCGAGCCCGAGCGGTTCCTGCGGCCGGACGTCACCGACTACCTGATGGCCGGACAGCGGGTGTTCGAGCGCGTGCTGACGTTCCCGGCGCCGACCGTCGCTGCGGTTCAGGGGCACGCGTTCGGCGCGGGCGCGATCCTGGCCATGGCCCACGACGGGCGGGTCATGCGCGGTGACCGCGGTTTCTTCTGCCTGCCCGAGATCACCCTGCCGCTCGCCCGGTCCGATGACGGCCTCGTCATCCCCGGCGGCATCGCCGACCTGCTGACCGCTCGGCTCGGTCCCGCCGCGCACGAGGCGATGCTGACGGGCCGCCGCTACGGCGGGCCCGACGCGCTGGCCGCGGGCATCGTGGAGGCGGTCGAGGAACAGGAGCGGGTGCTGCCGGTCGCGCTGGCCAGGGCGGGCGCGCTGGCAAGCACCGCGGGCCCCGCGCTCGCGGCGATGAAGCGGTGGATGTACCGCGATGTCGTCGCCGCGCTCGGCAAGGTCACGCTGACCCTCTGA
- the pknB gene encoding Stk1 family PASTA domain-containing Ser/Thr kinase yields the protein MIGQMLEGRYRIDAPIARGGMSMVFRGEDTRLDRPVAIKVMDPKFAADPQFLSRFEFEARAVAKLKHPSLVAVYDQGVDGDHPFLIMELVEGGTLRELLRERGPMPPHAVRAVAEPVLAAIGVAHSAGLVHRDVKPENVLISDSGEVKIADFGLVRAVAAATTTSASVILGTAAYLSPEQVTSGTADSRSDVYSFGVLIFEMLTGRVPFIGDTSLSVAYQRIENDVPSPSQFISGVPPEFDELVARATNREPAHRFADANEMAAELRSIAAELSLPPYRVPAPRESAEHLSASFRAAPDHGGRPAPSRPAPAPDPHTPQATQHTKVVTAARPRVPDYGPSGDYGPPSDYDPQPAGLRQPPYQPYDDDRRKSRRTTLLWVAIVAILTLVVGIGGWWFGAGRYEPVPPIAGLSSEQATAKLQEAGFETEIRQKASDTIPVGGVVGSDPSAGSKITKGSTVSVLVSSGKPRVPDIEPGDDVRKVNQLIKDAGLQPVDAGEIGSQAPKGSLAKVEPAPGTVLPMGGQVKVYRSNGAQPVKVPDVRGKTTEEAVAALSAAGIQVRETRTEYDKAIAADEVIGTDPAAGSTVNSGEGVALIVSNAVKLPLLVGDSVGEARQKLEGLGLRVQVQQLTPSDSSVVIGQSPGASAKVQPGSTVTLTALP from the coding sequence TTGATCGGGCAGATGCTGGAAGGGCGCTACCGGATTGACGCGCCGATTGCTCGGGGCGGGATGTCGATGGTCTTCCGCGGCGAGGACACCCGACTGGATCGTCCGGTCGCGATCAAGGTGATGGACCCCAAGTTCGCCGCCGATCCGCAGTTCCTGTCCCGGTTCGAGTTCGAGGCCCGCGCCGTCGCCAAGCTCAAGCATCCGTCGCTGGTCGCTGTGTACGACCAGGGCGTGGACGGCGACCACCCGTTCCTGATCATGGAACTGGTCGAGGGCGGTACCCTGCGCGAGCTGCTGCGCGAACGGGGCCCGATGCCGCCGCACGCCGTGCGCGCCGTCGCCGAACCGGTGCTCGCCGCCATCGGCGTCGCGCACTCCGCGGGCCTGGTGCACCGCGACGTCAAGCCGGAGAACGTGCTCATCTCCGATTCCGGCGAGGTGAAGATCGCCGACTTCGGCCTGGTGCGCGCGGTGGCCGCCGCGACGACCACCTCGGCGAGCGTCATCCTCGGCACCGCCGCCTACCTCTCCCCCGAGCAGGTGACCAGCGGCACCGCCGACTCGCGCAGCGACGTGTACTCGTTCGGCGTACTGATCTTCGAGATGCTCACCGGCCGCGTCCCGTTCATCGGCGACACCTCGCTATCGGTGGCGTATCAGCGGATCGAGAACGACGTGCCGAGCCCGAGCCAGTTCATCTCGGGCGTCCCGCCGGAGTTCGACGAGCTGGTCGCCCGCGCGACGAACCGGGAGCCCGCGCACCGCTTCGCCGACGCCAACGAGATGGCCGCGGAACTGCGCTCGATCGCCGCGGAGCTGAGCCTGCCGCCCTACCGCGTGCCCGCGCCGCGGGAGTCGGCCGAGCATCTGAGCGCGAGCTTCCGCGCGGCGCCCGATCACGGCGGCCGGCCCGCGCCGTCGCGTCCCGCCCCAGCGCCGGACCCGCACACACCGCAGGCGACGCAGCACACCAAGGTGGTCACGGCGGCGCGACCGCGGGTTCCCGACTACGGACCGTCCGGGGACTACGGGCCGCCTTCCGACTACGACCCGCAGCCCGCGGGCCTGCGTCAGCCGCCGTATCAGCCGTACGACGACGATCGGCGCAAGTCGCGCCGGACCACGCTGCTGTGGGTGGCGATCGTCGCGATCCTGACGCTGGTCGTCGGCATCGGCGGCTGGTGGTTCGGCGCGGGCCGCTACGAGCCGGTGCCGCCGATCGCGGGGCTGAGCAGCGAGCAGGCCACCGCGAAGCTGCAAGAGGCGGGCTTCGAGACCGAGATCAGACAGAAGGCCTCGGACACCATCCCGGTGGGCGGCGTGGTCGGCAGCGACCCGTCGGCCGGATCCAAGATCACCAAGGGTTCCACGGTGTCGGTGCTGGTCTCCAGCGGCAAGCCCCGGGTGCCCGACATCGAGCCCGGCGACGACGTGCGCAAGGTGAACCAGCTCATCAAGGACGCCGGACTCCAGCCCGTCGACGCGGGCGAGATCGGCAGTCAGGCGCCCAAGGGCTCCCTGGCGAAGGTCGAGCCCGCGCCGGGCACGGTGCTGCCGATGGGCGGGCAGGTCAAGGTCTACCGCAGCAACGGCGCGCAGCCGGTGAAAGTGCCGGACGTGCGCGGCAAGACCACCGAGGAAGCCGTGGCGGCGCTGAGCGCGGCGGGCATCCAGGTCCGCGAAACCCGCACCGAGTACGACAAGGCCATCGCGGCCGACGAGGTCATCGGCACCGACCCGGCCGCGGGCAGCACGGTGAACTCCGGCGAGGGCGTCGCGCTGATCGTCTCCAACGCGGTCAAACTGCCTCTCCTGGTCGGCGACAGCGTCGGCGAGGCCCGCCAGAAGCTGGAGGGCCTCGGCCTGCGCGTCCAGGTCCAGCAGCTGACCCCGTCGGACAGCTCCGTGGTCATCGGTCAGAGCCCCGGCGCGTCGGCCAAGGTCCAGCCGGGCAGCACGGTCACCCTCACCGCGCTGCCCTGA
- a CDS encoding Rv2175c family DNA-binding protein: MSAFPCSEDVLPESVAVLPLPEVADRLGIVVTRVHQMLRDHQLLALRRNGVASVPEVFFDDTGAVVKPLPGLITVMKDAKYTDEEILEWIFTDDASLPGKPIDALHGPLAREVLRRAAADPF; this comes from the coding sequence GTGAGTGCATTTCCCTGCAGCGAGGATGTCCTTCCGGAGTCCGTGGCCGTGCTGCCGCTGCCCGAGGTGGCCGACCGCCTCGGGATCGTGGTGACGCGCGTGCACCAGATGCTGCGTGACCATCAGCTCCTCGCCTTGCGACGCAATGGAGTGGCGAGCGTTCCGGAGGTCTTCTTCGACGACACCGGCGCGGTCGTCAAGCCCCTACCCGGGCTGATCACCGTCATGAAGGACGCCAAGTACACCGACGAGGAGATCCTCGAGTGGATCTTCACCGACGACGCCAGCCTCCCCGGCAAGCCCATCGACGCGCTGCACGGCCCGCTCGCCCGCGAGGTGCTCCGCCGCGCCGCCGCCGACCCCTTCTGA
- a CDS encoding phytoene/squalene synthase family protein, with protein MSAARSESADWDLAGIGRGPLDTPRAPKTQTAARLDTSSDLSGTPDIRLADAYRACRAIAAEHGRTYFLATRLLSAQRRPAVHALYAFARMVDDIVDYAESSPENRHTLDHGPADELDLIEKQLRVAFEHGTPTEPVPPLRAKVLTALADTVDRYAIDPAHFWTFLDSMRMDVPGTPHFRARYATMAELREYMRGSAAAIGLQLLPVLGTVAPPAEAEPAAAALGEAFQLTNFLRDIGEDLDRGRVYLPADQLAAFGVDDDLLAHCRRTGRTDPRVRRALAHLIAINRGVYRIADPGIDLLNPRVRPAIRAASALYAGILDRIEDTGYAVFQGRAVVPTGRRLLVAGTELMAGAFSRR; from the coding sequence ATGAGCGCCGCGAGATCCGAGAGTGCGGACTGGGACCTAGCCGGTATCGGCCGCGGTCCGCTCGACACGCCGCGCGCGCCTAAAACCCAGACGGCAGCGCGCCTCGACACCTCATCCGATCTCTCGGGAACACCTGATATCCGCCTAGCGGACGCCTATCGCGCGTGCCGGGCGATCGCCGCCGAGCACGGTCGCACCTACTTCCTCGCGACCAGATTGCTGTCTGCCCAGCGAAGACCCGCGGTGCACGCGCTCTACGCCTTCGCCCGGATGGTGGACGACATCGTCGACTACGCGGAAAGCTCGCCGGAGAACCGGCACACCCTCGACCACGGGCCCGCGGACGAACTGGATCTGATCGAGAAACAACTGCGCGTCGCCTTCGAACACGGCACACCCACGGAGCCGGTCCCGCCGCTACGCGCCAAGGTGCTGACCGCGCTCGCCGACACCGTCGACCGCTACGCCATCGATCCGGCGCACTTCTGGACCTTCCTGGACTCCATGCGCATGGACGTTCCCGGCACACCGCACTTCCGCGCCCGCTACGCCACCATGGCCGAGCTGCGCGAGTACATGCGCGGCTCGGCGGCCGCCATCGGCTTGCAGCTGCTTCCGGTGCTGGGCACCGTCGCGCCGCCTGCCGAGGCCGAACCCGCGGCCGCCGCGCTCGGCGAGGCGTTCCAGCTCACCAACTTCCTGCGCGATATCGGCGAGGACCTCGACCGTGGACGCGTCTACCTGCCCGCCGATCAGCTGGCCGCCTTCGGCGTGGACGACGACCTGCTCGCCCATTGCCGCCGCACCGGCCGCACCGATCCGCGGGTCCGCCGCGCACTGGCCCATCTGATCGCGATCAATCGCGGCGTCTACCGAATCGCCGATCCGGGAATCGACCTGTTGAACCCGAGGGTCCGCCCCGCCATCCGCGCGGCGAGCGCGCTCTACGCGGGAATTCTCGACCGGATCGAGGACACCGGATACGCGGTGTTCCAGGGACGAGCGGTGGTGCCGACCGGGCGGCGACTGCTCGTCGCGGGTACCGAACTCATGGCAGGCGCGTTCAGCCGCCGTTGA
- a CDS encoding alpha-(1->6)-mannopyranosyltransferase A produces MHPPETSAAAATPTDTAPRASSRGTSSTTGSSTPRSSGDGADRNNFRDRMQTYADFARSPEGHAALLGFFGAVMITFGGLGAGSVRQRDPLLEAMNLSWLRFGHGYALSSMLIWVGVLLMITAWVRLGRTTLGLGNRAGAAVTLNELRAIVGIWIFPLLFAVPMFSRDAYSYLAQGALLRDGFDPYQVGPVANPGVLLDNVSPVWTTTTAPYGPVFLLLGRAITAITGDNVVAGTIALRLVMLPGLALMMWAVPYLTKHLGGKPTVALWLAVLNPLVLIHLIGGVHNEMLMVGLMCAGIALVLERHHVAGIVVVAIGVAIKATAGIALPFLVWIWMLHERERRAAERAAADPNAPADPSSTPANGAPDAAKAGPDMPHPAMTFAKIAGLGLSVFAVVFVAASAIAGVGIGWLTALSGSKKIINWLSLPTIMAHTTTWITPLRMESVLNVTRALCALALVAVLVWTWWRFRHSEREAVFGILIAFVGIVILSPAALPWYYSWPLALAAAFALSTTTLMVLVGLCTWLMLVFQPDGSIGLYNFWHVAAATFAAVVAALSLRTVDPLRLRSTPQVETPRSEVAATASRP; encoded by the coding sequence ATGCATCCCCCCGAGACGAGCGCCGCAGCCGCAACGCCGACCGACACCGCGCCCCGCGCGTCGAGTCGCGGCACCTCGAGCACCACCGGATCCAGCACACCGCGATCCTCCGGCGACGGCGCCGACCGGAACAACTTCCGGGACCGGATGCAGACCTACGCCGATTTCGCGCGCAGCCCCGAGGGCCACGCCGCGCTGCTCGGCTTCTTCGGCGCGGTGATGATCACCTTCGGCGGGCTCGGCGCGGGCAGCGTGCGCCAGCGCGATCCGCTGCTCGAGGCGATGAACCTGTCCTGGCTGCGGTTCGGGCACGGCTACGCGCTGTCGAGCATGCTCATCTGGGTCGGCGTGCTGCTGATGATCACCGCGTGGGTTCGCTTGGGCCGCACCACGCTCGGGCTCGGCAACCGGGCGGGCGCGGCGGTCACGCTGAACGAGCTGCGCGCGATCGTCGGCATCTGGATCTTCCCGCTGCTCTTCGCGGTGCCGATGTTCAGCCGCGACGCCTACTCCTATCTCGCCCAGGGCGCGCTGCTGCGCGACGGTTTCGACCCCTACCAGGTTGGTCCGGTCGCGAATCCCGGTGTGCTGCTGGACAACGTGAGCCCCGTCTGGACCACCACCACCGCGCCGTACGGCCCGGTGTTCCTGCTGCTCGGCCGCGCCATCACCGCGATTACCGGTGACAACGTGGTCGCGGGCACCATCGCGCTGCGCCTGGTGATGCTGCCGGGCCTCGCGCTGATGATGTGGGCGGTCCCGTATCTGACCAAACATCTCGGCGGCAAGCCGACGGTGGCGCTGTGGCTCGCGGTGCTCAACCCACTGGTGCTCATCCACCTCATCGGCGGCGTGCACAACGAGATGCTGATGGTCGGCCTGATGTGCGCGGGCATCGCGCTGGTGCTGGAGCGCCACCACGTGGCGGGCATCGTCGTCGTCGCGATCGGCGTGGCCATCAAGGCCACCGCGGGCATCGCGCTGCCGTTCCTCGTGTGGATATGGATGTTGCACGAGCGCGAGCGCCGCGCCGCCGAACGCGCGGCCGCGGACCCGAACGCACCGGCGGATCCCAGCTCGACTCCCGCGAACGGCGCACCGGACGCCGCCAAGGCGGGGCCGGACATGCCGCACCCGGCGATGACGTTCGCCAAGATCGCCGGGCTCGGATTGAGCGTCTTCGCGGTGGTCTTCGTCGCGGCTTCGGCCATCGCGGGCGTGGGCATCGGCTGGCTGACCGCGCTCTCGGGCTCGAAGAAGATCATCAACTGGCTCTCGCTGCCGACGATCATGGCGCACACCACCACCTGGATCACCCCGCTGCGCATGGAATCGGTGCTCAACGTGACACGCGCCCTGTGCGCGCTTGCGCTGGTCGCGGTGCTGGTGTGGACCTGGTGGCGGTTCCGGCACAGCGAGCGCGAGGCGGTGTTCGGCATCCTCATCGCGTTCGTCGGCATCGTCATCCTCTCCCCCGCCGCGCTGCCCTGGTACTACTCGTGGCCGCTGGCGCTGGCCGCCGCGTTCGCGTTGTCCACCACGACACTCATGGTGCTCGTCGGCCTGTGTACCTGGCTGATGCTGGTGTTCCAGCCGGACGGCTCGATCGGTCTGTACAACTTCTGGCACGTGGCCGCGGCGACGTTCGCCGCGGTCGTCGCCGCGCTCTCGCTGCGCACGGTGGACCCGCTGCGGCTGCGTTCCACGCCGCAGGTGGAGACCCCGCGGAGTGAAGTCGCGGCCACCGCTTCGCGACCATGA
- the crtI gene encoding phytoene desaturase family protein — MKTVAGPTDRVVVVGAGLSGLAAALHLTGAGRSVTLLERADHPGGRVGRYRGPDYEIDNGATVLTLPELITDALAAVGRTPESGSTPLRIHRLAPSYHARFADDSSIRVFADPDAMAEEVARTCGPAEARRYRRLRDWLARVYRAEFTEFMDTNFDSPLDMVRYPRKRAALLDLVRLGGFGRLGPRVGRILTDRRLARLFTFQALYAGMAPADALAVYGAIPHMDTSLGVYFPEGGMRAIAATMAEAFTAAGGTLHLNTEVAGIEYEGRRARRVRTADGRTVDCDAVVLTTDIGSIDRFGVRRRRGLRAAPSAVVAHGTIPADVAANWPVQAHHTIDFGAAWDTTFDEIAAAPRRGGRLTARGRLMRDPSLLLTRPALTDPGLYIDRTDGRHEPFSLLAPCPNLASAPLDWDRLARPYLRELLEVLEARGYRGIAEHFTVDHLDTPSTWLAQGMIAGTPFSVAHLFRQTGPFRPRNFPSSSDNVVIAGCGTTPGVGVPTALLSGKLAANRITGAAADTRDEPRVPAG, encoded by the coding sequence ATGAAAACCGTTGCGGGACCGACCGATCGGGTGGTCGTCGTGGGCGCGGGCCTGTCCGGGCTCGCCGCCGCGCTGCATCTCACCGGCGCGGGGCGGTCGGTCACGCTGCTGGAACGGGCGGATCATCCCGGCGGCCGGGTCGGCAGGTACCGGGGGCCGGATTACGAGATCGACAACGGCGCGACGGTGCTCACGCTCCCGGAACTGATCACCGACGCGTTGGCCGCGGTGGGCCGGACACCCGAGTCGGGCTCGACGCCGCTGCGCATCCACCGGCTCGCGCCGAGCTATCACGCGCGCTTCGCCGACGACTCCAGCATCCGGGTGTTCGCGGACCCGGACGCCATGGCCGAAGAGGTCGCCCGCACCTGCGGCCCTGCGGAGGCACGCCGCTACCGTCGGCTGCGGGACTGGCTGGCGCGCGTCTATCGCGCCGAGTTCACCGAGTTCATGGACACCAACTTCGACTCGCCGCTGGACATGGTGCGCTATCCGCGCAAACGCGCCGCGCTGCTCGACTTGGTGCGGCTCGGCGGTTTCGGCAGGCTCGGACCGCGCGTCGGCCGGATACTCACCGACCGGCGCCTGGCCCGGTTGTTCACCTTCCAGGCGCTCTACGCGGGCATGGCGCCCGCCGACGCGCTCGCCGTGTACGGCGCGATCCCGCACATGGACACCTCCCTCGGCGTCTACTTCCCCGAAGGCGGGATGCGGGCCATCGCCGCCACCATGGCCGAGGCGTTCACGGCCGCCGGGGGGACGCTGCACCTGAACACCGAGGTGGCCGGAATCGAGTACGAGGGTCGGCGCGCCCGCCGGGTGCGCACCGCCGACGGGCGCACGGTGGACTGCGACGCGGTGGTCCTCACGACGGACATCGGCTCGATCGACCGCTTCGGCGTGCGCCGCAGACGGGGGCTGCGGGCCGCGCCGTCGGCGGTGGTCGCGCACGGCACGATTCCGGCCGACGTCGCCGCGAACTGGCCGGTGCAGGCGCATCACACCATCGATTTCGGCGCGGCGTGGGACACCACCTTCGACGAGATCGCCGCCGCGCCGCGCCGCGGCGGCAGGCTCACCGCCCGTGGACGACTGATGCGCGACCCGTCGCTGCTGCTGACCCGCCCCGCGCTGACCGATCCCGGGCTCTACATCGACCGGACCGACGGCCGCCACGAACCGTTCTCGCTGCTCGCGCCCTGCCCCAACCTGGCGAGCGCCCCGCTCGACTGGGACCGGCTGGCCCGCCCCTATCTGCGCGAGCTGCTCGAGGTGTTGGAGGCGCGCGGCTACCGTGGGATCGCCGAACACTTCACCGTCGATCACCTGGACACCCCGAGCACCTGGCTGGCACAGGGCATGATCGCGGGCACGCCGTTCTCCGTCGCGCATCTTTTCCGGCAGACCGGTCCGTTCCGCCCCCGGAATTTCCCGAGTTCCAGCGACAACGTGGTTATCGCCGGTTGCGGCACCACGCCGGGCGTCGGCGTGCCGACGGCGCTGCTGTCCGGGAAACTGGCGGCAAACCGGATTACCGGCGCCGCGGCCGATACTCGGGATGAACCGCGCGTACCAGCGGGATAG
- a CDS encoding polyprenyl synthetase family protein, translated as MEVPLSAGPGTPTRTPATPAADAPRTPSTGTSDFVAAVQDRLTEFFATRRPIVEPLGPVFVDAADALEMFVLRGGKRTRPAFAWTGWLGAGGDPDSDEASAVLAACSALELVQACALIHDDIIDSSRTRRRFPTVHVDFEQRHRERGLAGDAAQFGASIAILIGDLALAWADDLVHAAGLDPAALARFAAVWALMRTEVLGGQVLDIHGEAVGDESVEAALRINRYKTAAYTVERPLHLGAAIADADPDLVAAYRTFGTDIGIAFQLRDDLLGVFGDPEVTGKPSGDDLREGKRTVLLAEALRRADATDPSAAHLLRTSIGTDLGAEDVSRLRAVLTELGAVDDVEHRIADLTDRGLAAIDSSSATPAAKEQLRGMALAATRRTA; from the coding sequence CTGGAGGTTCCTCTGTCCGCCGGACCCGGTACTCCGACAAGAACCCCGGCAACGCCCGCCGCCGACGCGCCACGGACGCCGAGCACCGGCACGTCCGATTTCGTCGCCGCCGTGCAGGACCGGCTCACCGAGTTCTTCGCCACCCGGCGGCCGATCGTCGAGCCGCTCGGACCGGTCTTCGTCGACGCCGCCGACGCGCTGGAGATGTTCGTCCTCCGCGGCGGCAAGCGCACCAGGCCCGCGTTCGCCTGGACCGGCTGGCTCGGCGCGGGCGGCGACCCGGACAGCGACGAAGCGAGCGCGGTGCTCGCCGCCTGCTCGGCGCTCGAACTGGTGCAGGCGTGCGCGCTGATCCACGACGACATCATCGATTCCTCCCGCACCCGCCGCCGTTTCCCCACGGTGCACGTCGATTTCGAGCAGCGCCACCGCGAGCGCGGCCTGGCGGGCGACGCCGCGCAGTTCGGCGCCAGCATCGCGATCCTGATCGGTGATCTCGCCCTGGCCTGGGCCGACGACCTGGTGCACGCCGCCGGCCTCGACCCGGCGGCGCTCGCGCGGTTCGCGGCGGTCTGGGCGCTGATGCGCACGGAGGTGCTCGGCGGGCAGGTGCTCGACATCCACGGCGAAGCGGTCGGCGACGAGTCGGTGGAGGCCGCCTTGCGCATCAACCGCTACAAGACCGCCGCCTACACCGTCGAGCGCCCGCTGCACCTCGGCGCCGCCATCGCCGACGCCGACCCGGACCTGGTCGCGGCCTACCGCACCTTCGGCACCGACATCGGGATCGCCTTCCAGCTGCGCGACGACCTGCTCGGCGTGTTCGGCGATCCGGAGGTCACCGGCAAACCCTCCGGCGACGACCTGCGCGAGGGCAAGCGCACCGTGCTGCTCGCCGAGGCGCTGCGCCGCGCCGACGCCACCGATCCGTCCGCCGCGCACCTGCTGCGCACAAGCATCGGCACCGATCTCGGTGCCGAGGACGTCTCGCGCCTTCGCGCCGTGCTCACCGAGCTCGGCGCCGTCGACGATGTGGAACACCGCATCGCCGACCTCACCGACCGCGGCCTCGCCGCCATCGATTCCAGCTCGGCCACCCCCGCCGCCAAAGAGCAACTACGCGGCATGGCTCTGGCCGCAACCAGGAGGACCGCATGA
- a CDS encoding methylenetetrahydrofolate reductase, which yields MTFDSVRGRSTPGRPSPTPPIVSGTPSVVQSLQVHSGRMVPFSVEFNPPRDAAGEARLWRAVREFERMHPAFVSMTYGAGGSTKDRTVRVTGELAQETTLLPVAHLTAVGHSVAELRSLVGAYADSGIRNILVLRGDPPGDPLGEWHKHPEGVEYAEELVRIVRDLGDFHVGVASFPQGHHRSPDLETDTAFLAAKLRAGAEYSITQMFFEVDHYLRLRDRVVAMDPVEGAKPIIPELMPITSLRTVTRAEELCGRALPDSVLERLREAAGDGPEEDRAAVREVGIEIATEMAQRLIDEGAPCLHFITLNFAKATSEVLTNLGYGVTAAPVSA from the coding sequence GTGACTTTCGATTCCGTGCGGGGACGTTCGACCCCAGGGCGCCCGTCCCCGACGCCACCGATCGTCTCGGGAACACCGTCGGTCGTGCAGAGCTTGCAGGTGCATTCCGGCCGGATGGTGCCGTTCTCCGTCGAGTTCAACCCGCCGCGCGACGCGGCGGGCGAGGCTCGGCTCTGGCGCGCGGTACGCGAGTTCGAGCGCATGCATCCCGCGTTCGTGTCGATGACCTACGGCGCGGGCGGTTCCACCAAGGATCGCACCGTGCGGGTCACCGGTGAGCTGGCGCAGGAGACCACCCTGCTGCCGGTGGCGCACCTGACCGCAGTCGGGCACAGCGTGGCCGAGCTGCGCTCGCTGGTCGGCGCGTACGCCGATTCCGGCATCCGCAACATCCTGGTGCTGCGCGGCGACCCGCCCGGCGATCCGCTCGGCGAGTGGCACAAGCACCCGGAGGGCGTGGAGTACGCCGAGGAGCTCGTGCGCATCGTGCGCGATCTCGGCGATTTCCACGTCGGCGTCGCCTCGTTCCCGCAGGGTCACCATCGCTCGCCGGACCTGGAGACCGACACCGCCTTCCTGGCGGCGAAACTGCGTGCGGGCGCGGAGTATTCGATCACCCAGATGTTCTTCGAGGTCGACCACTACCTGCGGCTGCGGGATCGGGTCGTCGCGATGGATCCGGTCGAGGGCGCCAAGCCGATCATCCCGGAGCTGATGCCGATCACCTCGCTGCGCACGGTGACCAGGGCCGAGGAGCTGTGCGGTCGCGCGCTGCCCGACTCGGTGCTGGAGCGGCTGCGCGAGGCGGCGGGCGACGGTCCGGAGGAGGACCGGGCGGCGGTGCGCGAGGTCGGCATCGAGATCGCCACCGAGATGGCGCAGCGGCTGATCGACGAGGGCGCGCCGTGCCTGCACTTCATCACGCTGAATTTCGCGAAGGCGACGAGCGAGGTGCTGACCAACCTCGGTTACGGGGTCACCGCCGCGCCGGTGAGCGCCTGA
- a CDS encoding LLM class flavin-dependent oxidoreductase, producing the protein MTVPLSILDLAPISAGSTAQQALRNTVELAQHAEQWGYHRYWLAEHHFVAVASSSSITLIGLVAANTSRIRVGSAAVQVGHHTSASIVEAFGTIDALYPGRLDLGLGRSGHRRAQFGSEPAHPKGGRPVVDTATGRTEIRDGVVVPPPFDPGRIVDRSRFVASLRALQQPGAQAPDFADQIDEVRALLAGTYTSADGIPLHAVPGENARVQLWLFGSSGGESAELAGRLGLPFAAAYHVAPGTALDAVAAYRAAFRPSEYLAEPYVVVSADVVVAADDAKAKRLAAGYGHWVYGIRAGTGATEFLPPEAAGPLTPDQLRLVDDRLATQFVGSPGTVVERLAALRRVTGADELLVTSVTHDHADRLESHRLLAEAWGLRAARAA; encoded by the coding sequence GTGACGGTCCCCCTCTCCATCCTCGACCTGGCACCGATCAGCGCCGGGTCCACCGCGCAGCAGGCGCTGCGCAACACCGTCGAGCTGGCCCAGCACGCCGAACAGTGGGGCTACCACCGGTATTGGCTCGCCGAACACCACTTCGTAGCGGTGGCCAGTTCCAGCTCGATCACCCTGATCGGGCTGGTCGCGGCCAACACCTCCCGGATTCGGGTGGGTTCGGCGGCGGTACAGGTGGGCCACCACACGTCGGCGTCGATCGTCGAGGCGTTCGGCACCATCGACGCGCTGTACCCCGGACGGCTGGACCTGGGGCTCGGGCGTTCGGGGCACCGGCGGGCCCAATTCGGTTCGGAGCCCGCGCATCCCAAGGGCGGGCGTCCGGTGGTCGACACCGCCACCGGACGCACGGAGATCCGGGACGGGGTGGTGGTCCCGCCGCCGTTCGATCCCGGCCGCATCGTCGACCGGTCCCGCTTCGTGGCGTCGCTGCGCGCGTTGCAGCAGCCGGGCGCGCAGGCGCCGGACTTCGCCGACCAGATCGACGAGGTGCGCGCCCTGCTCGCGGGCACCTACACCAGCGCGGACGGTATCCCGCTGCACGCGGTGCCGGGTGAGAACGCGCGGGTGCAGCTGTGGCTGTTCGGCAGCTCCGGCGGCGAGAGCGCCGAACTCGCCGGTCGCCTCGGTCTGCCGTTCGCCGCCGCCTACCACGTGGCGCCGGGCACCGCGCTGGACGCCGTCGCCGCCTACCGCGCGGCGTTCCGTCCGTCCGAGTACCTGGCCGAACCGTACGTGGTGGTCTCGGCCGACGTGGTGGTCGCCGCCGACGACGCGAAGGCCAAGCGGCTGGCCGCGGGCTACGGGCACTGGGTGTACGGCATCCGCGCCGGGACGGGCGCGACCGAATTCCTCCCGCCGGAGGCCGCGGGACCACTCACCCCGGACCAGCTGCGGCTGGTGGACGATCGGCTGGCCACCCAGTTCGTCGGGTCGCCGGGCACCGTGGTGGAACGGCTCGCCGCGCTGCGACGGGTGACCGGCGCGGACGAACTGCTGGTCACCAGCGTCACGCACGATCACGCGGACCGGCTGGAGTCCCATCGGCTGCTGGCCGAGGCGTGGGGGTTGCGCGCGGCGCGGGCGGCTTGA